Proteins encoded within one genomic window of Saccharomyces paradoxus chromosome V, complete sequence:
- the RSM18 gene encoding mitochondrial 37S ribosomal protein bS18m (Mitochondrial ribosomal protein of the small subunit~similar to YER050C), with product MNATTGMKIQNGMQLIVKRSVNCTFKRALYNFGVKEKKSVNIEMARTQQTKKIDQSLSKKLPKGTIYDPFDFSMGRIHLDRKYQANKSANRNDIIKSGANPLEFYARPRILSRYVTSTGRIQHRDITGLSAKNQRRLSKAIRRCQAIGLM from the coding sequence ATGAATGCCACTACAGGGATGAAAATCCAAAATGGTATGCAACTTATCGTCAAGAGATCAGTAAACTGCACGTTTAAACGTGCCCTGTACAACTTTGGtgtcaaagaaaagaagagtGTCAACATTGAAATGGCGAGGACGCaacaaaccaaaaaaattgatcaGTCTCTCTCTAAAAAACTTCCCAAAGGTACTATTTACGATccatttgatttttctatGGGCCGAATCCATTTGGATAGAAAATATCAGGCAAATAAGAGCGCAAACAGGAACGATATAATCAAATCCGGTGCAAATCCACTAGAGTTTTACGCAAGACCAAGAATACTTTCAAGGTACGTCACCTCCACGGGAAGAATCCAGCACAGGGATATCACGGGCTTATCTGCAAAGAATCAAAGGAGACTATCGAAAGCCATTAGACGGTGCCAGGCAATAGGATTAATGTGA